The sequence aTGATctatagctatttttttttcttggccgAGTTTCTTGGCATCCCTCTTCTCCTACATAGCTCCGCCCTTGCAGGCATCGATGGACACCTTCCTCTCGATCCTCTCTCACGGTGAGTAGGTCCCGTTGGTTAGCGCTGTCATCATCTTGCTTATGGAGATCGTCTCTGTTGGCTAAATCACaggatctctctctctctctctccacacaAAGCCTAGATGATGAATAGAAAATTGAAAGGTTCGCAAGAATCAGAGTTTTGGTGGTGCTTAAAACTTGATGTgccattttcttctcttcttcttctttttcttccttttaacTGATACGGAAGATAAAAACAAATACCGAAACATgcatgaaaaagaaaactatcCTAACTGATTTAACTGAATTTACAGGCACAAGTTTATAGGTAATGTGCAACGGCCGCCTCATCCTCATCCATAGCCAATGCCTAGAGGCAATGTCGATTGTTAATGGCAATGTTCGCAATGCTCATCAAGACATCAACCTCATCGCGAAGCTGGTCTCACGTCAAGTCACCAAGACCGCACTTGCTGTCCTCCCTACACCCCGTTGCCGAAGCTCGGGATGAAGAGAGATTTAGGTGTGCCGCTGCTGCTGTACTTGCTCTGGGGGAGAGGATAGGTGGGAGAGAGTGGGGCCCAGCCCACACATACTCATTTGCATtctatttttacattttttacaaaatattaaaaaaatatttttttatttcaaaaatttacaaatataaacgcCTTTACATATAGGAGGGCGCGAGGCGGCTAggtttataaatttttaaataatttttttttaaaaaaattcaataaaaatgtaaaataaaaaaattcctgATTTGCCACGTCAACGGATTTCTCTCTGGTGGCGGTATTGTATGAAAAATTGGGGGacgtaaaatggacttattccattGAAATTCCATCCCATGCGAGAATCCGTTCCCCGTTCCAATCCCTTTTTCCCCGAATCTCCAGAGATCTCTCTGCAGATCTGAATACCCAAGCGTCGTCCGTCGCGGGCCTCGAGCGGCGGAGCTGGGATGACGCTGGAGTCCGGCAGCAGAAGGTCGGGGCGACACGGCCGGCGACGGAGAAGGGAGGGCGAatcctcgccggccggccgcggaGCAGACCGGCGCTTGAAGTcgatcgccgtcgccgcatAATCGTGGAGGAGCAGGCAAACCGAACCGAATTATATTGTACTAGTACGTATTTCTTTTCCTActctaatttaatttttcagTGTCCGTTTCAGCCAGTGAGGCTGTCACCAACTCGGAAAGTTTCTCCAATTTCATGTCAGTTTCGGATCGGATTTCCGCACCAATAAACAGGGTCCTaggtcgtcttcttcctccacagAACGGGCCGGCTGCATCTGcacctcctgctgctgcttgctagATTCCTGCATCCGACAATCTCGTCGTCCGGCGTCTGTCTCAGGTACTCATCCTTGTTCCCAAAATAAAGCTAGCAAAATACCCGTGTCTTGCAACTATCTTTAAGTTCTTGACTTGGAAATTAGGAGCATATATCTGCAAGCAAACATCCAGCCATACAAGATCCCGCCGACTCGAAGTAGTAGAGAAAAACGACACTTTTAACCCCAGGGACTTAGCAtatggaaagaaagaaaaaaaaataaacatcttGCAAATCTACTGCTTTGGAACAGGCACAATTAGATTAGATCTGCTTTTCTCATATGCTAGATTTACAGTAAATGGCTTTTGGCGAGGATGTCATTCACAACTCTGCACACTTTGCAATCTTTAGTTGCTTCGACTAAGTGTTAAAGAACACTTGGCGATTTAATATCTTCTACAAGTAACTTTATTTGGGTGGCCTTCAAGTCTtttgaagaaaaacataaaTCCTTGACCTGTTTGTATATAAAAATAGTAAATCAAGCATCAAGCCAACGAGGATGATAATGCTTACATTTATGGAATATTGAACTGGTTTGGCTTTTGGAGTGAACTAATAATACAGATGTTGTTGTATGGCCAAATAATCACCTGCGCACATTGATGTTCTTTTCAATATTCTTCATGCAGATAGAGAGTTTCATCGAATCGAATGGCAGAGGGCAAGAgtgaaaaattcaaacaactTAATGGTGTAATGGTCGAAAGAAAGAGACCAAGGATTCACTTGGGCGACTTGCACACGGTATGCGATTTGTAGTGCTGCAACCTTCTCCTGCGTGCACTAGCATATTACTTGGTAGAATAAATTTTAGTGTTTGTTTCTGATATTATTGCTTCATGATTACAGGATATATTGAATCGTATCATATCACTTCTGCCATTAAAAGAGGCTGCAAGGACAAGTGTATTATCAAACCACTGGAAAAATATTTGGTGTTCCCGAGAAAGCTTGGTGTTTAGATTTTATACAGTGCTTTCAATGCATCATCATATCAAAAGATGTTGGACTTCCAATGGTCAGAGGTTAAATAAAGAACTTTTCATCGAGAGAGTCGATTCAGTGTTAAAGCAACGCAGTGGTCTAGGAGTTCAAACAATGGCAATTCTTTATGAATTAGAAAACGAAGATGCAGACCATATAGATAGGTGGCTGAACTTTGTTATTGCTTCAAAGACAAAACAGCTTATTCTTGATTTGGATCCTTACTATCCTAAAGTGGCACCATATAACTTTCCTTTTAAGCTTTTCAATGCTACTAACAGCTTGCAGTTGCAAGCATTGAAACTTACATCTGTTTCTCTAAAGCTGCCAGCGAATTTCATGGGCTTTCGGAACCTTCAAAAGCTTAAGCTAGATTGCACAGATATTAGTGATGATGATATGCAGACTTTGGTCTCGAACTGCAATGCCTTGAATTTTCTTGGTATCCTTTATTGTGGAATGCTTACAAGATTGCAGACATCTCAACCTCTAAACCAGCTTAAGCATTTGCAAGTCGAGAACTGTACAATGCTTCAAGATATACAATTAAATTTTGGTTTGACAAAACTTGAGTATGAAGGCCCACTGATACCTTTAGCACCTCCTGGACCTTTGTTGATGACAAATGTCATGATGAAATTATCAGATATAGATTCTGCTCTTGAATATATCTTCACCAAACTGCCAAGTACTCTACCTCGTCTTGAAACTCTGACAGTAAACTGTTCAGAACTCAAGGTTTGTGACACAAACTCAGTTTTCCATTTTCAAAATGCATGTGCACCCATCCCTGTGTAAGTTGTGGCATTGATTGTTCTCATGTTGTGTTTGTCAGAGGGCTACTTTGCCAGAGAAGACCGTAAAATTTATGTATCTAAAGCATTTGAGATTGGAATTGACGTTCTGCGTACGGCCAAGGGAAGCTGATATGTTTGATTTTGCCTGCATCCTGAAAGCTGCTCGTTTGCTTGAAATACTGGAATTGCATGTAAGTTTATCACTCATTTACAATTAATTTCACGTACCATATAGTATCTGTTTAACATTACATATGCCATTTTCTTTTCTAGATGTGGATGCCCTATGATAACCAACATTACTGTGAAGATCATGGTGTTCTTCGAAGTCTCCCCAATCACGCTCACTCCAATCTCAAGTTCGCCTATGTTACTGGATTTTACGGCGTGAAAGATCAGTTGGAGCTTTTACGCCATATCCTAATAAATTCTGTCAGGCTCGATGCAATGAAGATAGATCCAAGGCCGGTTGTCGCTGTTCCCCATGGAACGGTGATGTTATATACTGAAGGGCTTAATTGTTTGAATGGATATAGAGTTGCCATGGAATATCTTAGCAAATCAGACCACCGCAATGTTCTTGATGTTCATGAAATCCTGCTTGAGGATGTTCAAAAGCGTGAAATTCATGCGATTATGAAGGATCGTTGGGTTCAAGAGCCGAAAGCTATGGTAAGCTATTTCTGATCGGACCAGTCTGAAACCCTTTTCAAGAACACAGTCAAGCTTGCTTGGAAGGAACTAGTTGATATTGTCAATTATGTACATTAAATGGAGAAGTGAGAGGATGTTGTAAAAGTGGAGAGGATGTTGTAACGCGGCCAGACGCCGTAACGTTTCTGGAGATATACTTTTATGAGTGAATTTCATTTTGGGCGTTTAGCTTTTATTGTCCATCTCAAATTAAAAACATTTATTAAAGGATGATCTAAAGTGAAATATCGGTAATAAAAGGATGGTGTAAAGCGAAATTTGCTTTATTACTGACTGACTCTATgcttatttattaaaatatttataaaaataattttctatttgaaaaatttactaCCAAACTAGGCACCCATTGCCCTTCCAGAGGATAATTTTGCCGACGTGGCAGATGGCCGTTGGCACTCCCCTAACGATCGGCCACCGAGGGAGGGGGAATTTGCAGGCGGTCTCATTGCCACCCTCTCGGAGGGCGATTTCTTATTGTGTAGGGGGCTGCTGCAAAAGAGCGGTGAGGGTGGCCTGGGGGGTGGCCTGGCAGCCCTCCCAAAGGgttatttctataaatattttaataataaaattaaaaataaaaataatctctACCACTTGCTCAAACGAGGTTGTGCCTGTTAGCATGATTGTCCTAGGCTTGTTTCTTGGGTTGGAGTTCTTTTATTGGGCTGATTTTATAACGGGCTCACCTAACCTGATACCAGACTTGTCCCGTCCGACGATCTCAAAATAGTACTACTAACTAATATCTGTATAGGTTgataattaagaaataaaaaaaaaagtcaagttATCAACGAGttgaaaaattatcaaaaactGAGCAACATAAGTTCATTACCAACgtagtgatatatatatagttttatccCACTCTTTTTCTATGAGATGTGCATAGCGCGATATCTTAttcagttttaaattttaaaatgtgcAGCGTGTTAGCCGTGAATCATGATTCATATGAGTGCCCGGCCGGCGATTGATTAAACGATGGGGAATATGAATACGCCTCTTTAGTTCAGACCAAAATCATGCCACTCATCCAACACCAACAGAAACGCGTGAACACCAACCAAAAACCAATGAAGTTTTTCTTTTGATAGGATATAATACAATCAATataacataatatttttttctgttaGATTAGTGTTGTTGCTGAATTATATGGCGTCATCTTGTGGCTAATCGATATGGTCCAAAACTATAAGACGCATATACCTGGAAGGAACTGAAACTGCTGCAATGCAAGATCTGTTCATCAATCAACATCTTGGCTCGGTAAGGTTGGTAGTTCACAAATGCACATCCGACGTATATATCATCCCCgtatatatgaaaatgacaaTATTTTGGCATTGACCACGCACCTACGGAATCACCAAATTAAAGCCTTTGTTTGTTAGTTGTTACTGTAGCTATGTTGTTTCCTTCGTACTAGTTAGCCTTGTACTTATAATAATAATCATCGAAGTATTAACAACTGTAACCGGCCGCTTGTTAGTATCGATGAAAAATACTATTCCATTTGTTGCAAATAACTTGATAAATTTCTTTGACACCAGCATGGACGAACTCCTAATTTCACCATCTCCATTCCCTCCACCAATCAGCCCAATATTCCCCTTGTTCACCGATGCATTTCCATCGTATGCTCCCTTGATTGTAGACGAGTTAATTTGTCCCTTGTCTTCCGGTGCGTTTGAACATTGACTTTCACCTAGggctaaggccctgtttagtttccatgCAAAAAACTTTTCACCAACTCACATCGAATGCTTGATACATgtatgaagtactccctccatctacttttgatagtcatattttatcttggcacacagaccaattataaataattatacttattatccatttaaacatgctactagtcattcatcgtaaacaagcgattcattaatatttatatttctcgatgtccatgtaaccaatcttgtgtggaagaatggagagtcacgcatcaAGTCCgaaaaagtcattaagatgataggttgttggattgaaatatgcctatcaaaaataaatttttcagatttggaaatatgactatcaaaagtagatggagggagtattaagtatagaaaaaaaaccaattacacatattgtgtgtaaattgcgagacaaatcttttaagtctaattgctctatgatttgataatgtactgctacagtaaacattgctaatgacggattaattagacttaataaattcgtctcgcagtttataagcggaatttgtaatttgttttgttattagtctatgttaaTTCTTCAAATATGTTTCCATATTTCcaatgtgacacgtcaaaacttttcaccgctagatctaaacacaacctaatatATATTTCACACAAAACGAGATAGATCATTAACATTGATAAaaaaagtattaattattataaacttgtttattgaaaaacttatatacataattttttttcacaaaatgtAGCATTTGTCAGTTTGGGAAAgtgttaataaaaaaacaaaatcttaaATGATGCTGAATCGAACACAGCCtgcgttcaaaaaaaaaaaaacgaacacagcctaaatccCAGGTTTCCAATGCCCTCAATCGAATGGCAAACAATCAGTTAAAAGCAGAATTATGTTTACCAACGTGTGATGGAAAATGAGTGGTCAATGTATCAATGACTCAACGGTGGTCCAAACAAAACTCATCCTTTCCTACATCTTGTGCCACCATGACGTATTATTGTACAAaagttaaggctgtgtttagatctaaaatttggattcaaacttcagtccttttccatcacatcaacctatcatacacacaacttttcagtcacatcatctttaatttcaaccaaaatctaaacttccccctcaactaaacacagccttagtactAGTATAACGCAGCGTGCAAAGCGGCATGGTCAAAATACTCAAATGCCCAATACGCCATCAAACGCAACGGATGAAAGCAAAGGTCAAATGCCCCCAAAAAgcacagccaaaaaaaaaagtttttcaaaaaaacgcACACGACAGCAAATTCGCCCCCAAAAAGTTTTCGCGCGCcggcacaacacaacacaaaccCGCGCCACCACGCAAAGCAAACATGACCCAAAGGCATCACACACACCAAactaatcaaattttttttagagtagggagtactaattttttaaagggaaacaaaaaaaacctaaaaaggCGTAAAAAAAAACGTGTCGCGAACCTGCACAGGTTGGTGCAGAGCGCCGCACACCGACACACCCCCTCTCCCCCCGGCCCCACCTGCCAGCCTGTACCCACCCCAagtctccatctctctctcctcgaaTAAACCCCCACCTCCATTTTCACTCCTCCCACGACACAAATCAGAACAGAGAAGAAACCCAATCTCATCCACctaccacctcgccgccgtcgccgccgccgcagccatggGCGCCCCCGCCCTGctgctcctccccttcctcctcctcctcctcgccgcggccgcggccgccgcgccgccggagcagccCGCATTGTCCAACAacagcagcggtggtggtgcgCCGAGCAGTGGGGTGAACTCGAACTCGGTGCTGGTGGCGCTGCTGGACTCGCACTACACGGAGCTGGCCGAGCTGGTGGAGAaggcgctgctgctgcagacGCTGGAGGACGCCGTCGGGAAGGGGAACGTCACCATCTTCGCGCCGCGGAACGAGGCGCTCGAGCGCGACCTCGACCCGGAGttccgccgcttcctcctcgagcCCCGCAACCTCCGCTCGCTGCAGcggctcctcctcttccacgTCCTCCCCGCCCGCCTCCACGCCTCCGACTCCTCCTCCCCCGACTTCCCCTCCTCCCACCCCACCCTCTCCGGCGAGCAAGTCGACCTCTCCGCCTCGCCGATGCGGGTGGGCGCCGCGGCCGTCACGCGGCCCGACGCGGTGGTGCGCCCCGACGGCGTCATACATGGAATCGAGCGGCTGCTTGTCCCCCGCTCAGTGCAGGAGGATTtcaaccgccgccgcagcctcgccGCGATCTCGGCGGTGCTCCCGACGGGGGCGCCCGAGGTGGATCCGAGGACGCACCGCCTCAAGAAGCCCGCGCCGCCCGTCCcccccggcgcgccgccggtgcTGCCGATCTGGGACGCGATGGCGCCGGGTCCATCCATCGCGCCGGCCCCGGCGCCGGGGCCCGGGTCAGGGAAGCACCACTTCGACGGGCACAGCCAGGTGAAGGACTTCATCCAGACGCTCCTCCTCTACGGCGGCTACAACGAGCTCGCCGACATCCTCGTCAACCTCACCTCGCTCGCCACCGAGATGGGCCGCCTCGTCTCCGAGGGGTACGTGCTCACCGTGCTGGCGCCCAACGACGAAGCCATGG is a genomic window of Oryza glaberrima chromosome 7, OglaRS2, whole genome shotgun sequence containing:
- the LOC127780918 gene encoding F-box/LRR-repeat protein 13-like, yielding MAEGKSEKFKQLNGVMVERKRPRIHLGDLHTDILNRIISLLPLKEAARTSVLSNHWKNIWCSRESLVFRFYTVLSMHHHIKRCWTSNGQRLNKELFIERVDSVLKQRSGLGVQTMAILYELENEDADHIDRWLNFVIASKTKQLILDLDPYYPKVAPYNFPFKLFNATNSLQLQALKLTSVSLKLPANFMGFRNLQKLKLDCTDISDDDMQTLVSNCNALNFLGILYCGMLTRLQTSQPLNQLKHLQVENCTMLQDIQLNFGLTKLEYEGPLIPLAPPGPLLMTNVMMKLSDIDSALEYIFTKLPSTLPRLETLTVNCSELKRATLPEKTVKFMYLKHLRLELTFCVRPREADMFDFACILKAARLLEILELHMWMPYDNQHYCEDHGVLRSLPNHAHSNLKFAYVTGFYGVKDQLELLRHILINSVRLDAMKIDPRPVVAVPHGTVMLYTEGLNCLNGYRVAMEYLSKSDHRNVLDVHEILLEDVQKREIHAIMKDRWVQEPKAMVSYF
- the LOC127779621 gene encoding fasciclin-like arabinogalactan protein 15, coding for MGAPALLLLPFLLLLLAAAAAAAPPEQPALSNNSSGGGAPSSGVNSNSVLVALLDSHYTELAELVEKALLLQTLEDAVGKGNVTIFAPRNEALERDLDPEFRRFLLEPRNLRSLQRLLLFHVLPARLHASDSSSPDFPSSHPTLSGEQVDLSASPMRVGAAAVTRPDAVVRPDGVIHGIERLLVPRSVQEDFNRRRSLAAISAVLPTGAPEVDPRTHRLKKPAPPVPPGAPPVLPIWDAMAPGPSIAPAPAPGPGSGKHHFDGHSQVKDFIQTLLLYGGYNELADILVNLTSLATEMGRLVSEGYVLTVLAPNDEAMARLTTDQLSEPGSPENILYYHMIPEYQTEESMYNAVRRFGKVRYDTLRLPNKVTAREADGSVKFGHGEGSAYLFDPDIYTDGRISVQGIDAVLFPPKDTATGGEGSGSGSSGAAPARKAPAVTAHSKSKLRRGKLLEGACQVMGFLGRRSRFASCQ